The proteins below are encoded in one region of Sphingobacterium sp. R2:
- a CDS encoding cytochrome-c peroxidase, which yields MTHEDEMGIYFPEMVDRLMAKPLYVGLFKEAFGENPTAAGVVRALAQFQRTIISANSKYDRYKRKEGQVSFSEDELLGMQLVQSKCGGCHSTDLFTDNNYHNNGIDTDFSDDSKDWVYKGRYRISYDIKDLGAYKTPSLRNVMVSAPYMHDGRFATIDEVLKHYQSGIKNTIYTDRLLFQANGNPGIALSDREVKAIKAFLISLTDEKLLSEAKYANPK from the coding sequence TTGACGCACGAGGATGAAATGGGAATTTACTTTCCCGAAATGGTCGATCGTTTAATGGCAAAACCTCTTTATGTCGGTCTCTTTAAAGAGGCATTTGGAGAAAATCCTACGGCTGCGGGTGTGGTGAGGGCCCTGGCCCAGTTTCAGCGCACAATTATATCCGCCAATTCAAAATACGATCGCTACAAAAGGAAAGAGGGACAGGTTAGCTTCAGTGAAGACGAACTGCTGGGTATGCAATTGGTTCAGTCAAAATGTGGAGGCTGTCATTCTACAGACTTATTTACAGACAACAATTATCACAATAATGGTATAGATACCGATTTTAGTGACGATTCCAAAGATTGGGTTTACAAGGGGCGATATCGCATCAGCTACGATATCAAAGACTTAGGCGCGTACAAAACGCCTTCTCTAAGAAATGTCATGGTAAGCGCTCCTTATATGCATGACGGACGCTTCGCAACCATTGACGAAGTCTTAAAACACTATCAATCCGGAATAAAAAACACAATATATACAGACCGGCTACTTTTTCAGGCTAATGGAAATCCGGGGATTGCTCTTTCAGACAGAGAAGTAAAAGCGATCAAAGCATTTTTGATCAGCCTTACTGACGAGAAGCTACTTTCAGAAGCGAAATACGCTAATCCAAAGTAA
- a CDS encoding cytochrome-c peroxidase has protein sequence MSKNNKVLHFGFLLLANLMFSCQKETIETVDPEDNTPYVMEVPANFPKPAAMQDNPLTKAGVELGQRLFYEPLLSSTMTVSCASCHHQDRAFSDGLILSNLGISGKALDRHSPALFNLAWANNGLFGTADPKI, from the coding sequence ATGTCAAAAAATAATAAGGTACTGCATTTTGGATTTTTGTTGTTGGCCAATCTAATGTTTTCCTGTCAGAAGGAAACCATAGAAACGGTTGATCCGGAAGATAATACGCCTTACGTAATGGAAGTGCCCGCCAACTTTCCAAAGCCTGCCGCTATGCAAGACAATCCCCTGACCAAAGCTGGCGTCGAACTCGGACAGCGCCTGTTTTACGAACCCTTATTGTCCTCTACCATGACAGTAAGCTGCGCAAGCTGCCATCATCAGGATCGTGCTTTTTCGGATGGTCTGATCCTTTCAAATCTTGGTATCTCTGGCAAAGCCCTGGATCGGCATTCACCTGCATTGTTCAATCTGGCCTGGGCCAATAATGGACTTTTTGGGACGGCGGATCCAAAAATTTAG